Proteins co-encoded in one Juglans regia cultivar Chandler chromosome 16, Walnut 2.0, whole genome shotgun sequence genomic window:
- the LOC108985586 gene encoding glutamate--glyoxylate aminotransferase 2-like — MSPKALDYESLNENVKKVQYAVRGELYLRASELQKEGKKIIFTNVGNPHALGQKPLTFPRQVVALCQAPFLLDDPNVGLLFPADAIAKAKHYLSLTSGGLGAYSDSRGIPGIRKEVAEFIERRDGYPSDPELIFLTDGASKGVMQILNTIIRGERDGVLVPVPQYPLYSAAISLFGGSLVPYYLEETANWGLDINDLRQSVAAAHSKGITVRAMVIINPGNPTGQCLSEANLREILKFCYQEDLVLLGDEVYQQNIYQDERPFISARKVLMEMGPPIRKELQLVSFHTVSKGYWGECGQRGGYFEMTNIPPKTVDEIYKVASVSLSPNVPAQIFMGLMVNPPKPGDISYEQFVRESKGIIESLRRRARIMTDGFNSCRNVVCNFTEGAMYSFPQIRLPQRAIEAAKRAGKVPDVFYCLKLLEATGISTVPGSGFGQREGVFHLRTTILPAEEEMPAIMDSYKKFNDEFMEQYEDHRGYSRM, encoded by the exons ATGTCTCCAAAGGCATTAGACTACGAGTCACTGAATGAAAATGTGAAGAAGGTCCAATATGCTGTAAGAGGCGAACTGTATCTTCGAGCTTCTGAGCTTcagaaagaagggaaaaag ATTATTTTCACAAATGTTGGTAATCCTCATGCACTAGGACAGAAGCCACTGACATTTCCTCGCCAG GTGGTTGCTCTGTGCCAAGCTCCATTTCTACTAGATGACCCAAATGTTGGTCTGCTTTTTCCTGCTGATGCAATTGCAAAAGCAAAACATTATCTTTCATTAACTTCGGGTGGTCTTG GTGCCTACAGTGACTCCCGAGGTATTCCAGGAATAAGGAAGGAAGTGGCAGAGTTCATTGAAAGGCGTGATGGTTATCCAAG TGACCCAGAGCTCATATTTCTCACGGATGGTGCTAGCAAAGGTGTGATGCAGATCTTGAATACCATCATCCGCGGTGAAAGGGATGGG GTTTTGGTTCCAGTACCCCAGTACCCTCTTTACTCGGCTGCAATATCTCTATTCGGTGGTTCTCTTGTTCCATATTACCTAGAGGAGACAGCTAATTGGGGCCTCGACATTAATGACCTTCGCCAGTCAGTTGCTGCGGCTCACTCTAAAGGAATAACT GTAAGGGCAATGGTGATTATAAACCCTGGAAACCCCACAGGTCAGTGTCTTAGTGAAGCTAATTTGAGAGAAATACTTAAGTTCTGCTACCAAGAAGACTTAGTCTTGCTTGGAGATGAGGTTTATCAGCAGAACATATACCAGGATGAACGCCCCTTTATTAGTGCTAGAAAG GTTTTAATGGAAATGGGACCACCCATAAGGAAGGAACTCCAGCTTGTCTCTTTCCACACTGTGTCCAAAGGATATTGGGGTGAATGTGGGCAGCGGGGTGGATACTTTGAGATGACTAACATTCCTCCAAAG ACAGTTGATGAGATCTATAAAGTTGCTTCCGTTTCACTCAGCCCAAATGTGCCTGCACAGATATTT ATGGGGCTGATGGTGAACCCACCCAAACCTGGAGATATCTCATATGAGCAATTTGTTCGGGAAAG CAAAGGAATTATTGAATCACTAAGGAGAAGAGCAAGGATAATGACTGATGGATTTAATAGCTGCAGAAATGTGGTTTGTAATTTTACAGAAG GTGCCATGTATTCGTTCCCTCAAATACGCTTGCCACAAAGAGCAATAGAAGCTGCCAAAAGGGCCGGAAAGGTTCCTGATGTTTTCTATTGTCTCAAACTCTTGGAAGCCACTGGCATTTCAACTGTCCCTGGCTCAGGATTTGGACAGAGAGAAGG GGTCTTCCACTTGAGGACAACCATCTTACCTGCTGAGGAGGAAATGCCTGCAATCATGGACAGTTACAAGAAATTCAATGATGAGTTTATGGAGCAATATGAAGACCATAGAGGTTATTCGAGGATGTAA